A genome region from Corynebacterium uberis includes the following:
- a CDS encoding MarR family transcriptional regulator, with the protein MMILYARYRGDTRQRAQLVRASAQALSKLEGIGPFEVTGVEEIRAQAHTPEGLCDAVMALLADGQWALGLVLGVDAQPQVTQDRRAGHPGFPRGYSPTMCPIAARARPGSVAVRVGARRDARSHEVNIAGALTLLHHVFSRRTVEGREATALVRAGLTQSEAAAELGVSKQAISQRLQAAGWTAEKAGWALAVNLLSAAVTSPAGALAPAQE; encoded by the coding sequence ATGATGATTCTCTACGCCCGGTATCGCGGCGATACTCGTCAGCGTGCCCAGCTGGTGCGCGCCTCAGCACAGGCGCTGAGCAAGCTGGAAGGAATCGGCCCGTTCGAGGTCACCGGCGTTGAGGAAATCCGCGCCCAGGCCCACACCCCGGAAGGCTTGTGCGACGCAGTCATGGCCTTGCTTGCCGATGGACAATGGGCGCTGGGGCTGGTCCTCGGGGTTGATGCGCAGCCACAGGTCACCCAAGACCGGCGTGCGGGGCACCCAGGCTTTCCACGCGGATACAGCCCGACCATGTGTCCGATCGCCGCGCGCGCCCGGCCCGGCAGCGTTGCCGTGCGCGTGGGCGCCCGCCGCGACGCGCGCAGCCATGAGGTCAATATTGCCGGCGCGTTGACGCTGCTCCACCACGTGTTTTCCCGGCGCACCGTCGAAGGCCGGGAGGCTACTGCCCTGGTGCGGGCTGGGCTGACGCAGTCGGAGGCAGCAGCCGAACTCGGGGTGAGCAAGCAGGCGATTTCGCAGCGCCTCCAGGCTGCCGGCTGGACGGCGGAAAAGGCTGGATGGGCGCTGGCAGTCAACTTGCTCAGCGCGGCCGTCACCAGCCCCGCTGGAGCACTCGCCCCCGCCCAAGAGTGA
- a CDS encoding GNAT family N-acetyltransferase, which produces MTVTIRRYRDADLDPAMELLAAAFESDPSFARMQRLTTTDSQKDALLDLFRAQISKQYAPAGLIDIAESDVTDGIVGVALWDPPQGGPSLRHEIASLPDLARIFGANLPRKLLRDREGASYHPRFPHWYLYVLAVSPRAQGQGVGSTLLNHGIDRAGDEAIYLEASTPRSAALYQRLGLVPLGEIPAHGPGPCERAMWKPPVLPGQD; this is translated from the coding sequence ATGACGGTGACCATCAGAAGATACCGCGACGCAGACCTCGACCCCGCCATGGAACTATTGGCCGCGGCCTTCGAATCAGACCCCTCTTTCGCCCGAATGCAGCGGCTGACCACCACGGATTCCCAAAAAGACGCACTGCTGGACCTTTTTCGCGCCCAAATTAGCAAGCAGTACGCCCCGGCCGGGCTCATTGACATCGCAGAATCGGACGTCACCGACGGCATCGTTGGGGTAGCCCTGTGGGATCCTCCGCAAGGAGGCCCCAGCCTGCGCCACGAAATCGCCTCCCTGCCGGACCTCGCCCGCATCTTCGGGGCCAACCTGCCCCGTAAGCTCCTGCGTGACCGCGAGGGCGCCTCCTATCACCCACGTTTCCCACACTGGTACCTCTACGTTCTGGCCGTCTCTCCCCGCGCCCAGGGCCAGGGAGTCGGCTCAACACTGCTCAACCACGGCATCGACAGGGCCGGCGATGAGGCGATCTATTTGGAAGCCTCCACGCCGCGATCAGCTGCGCTCTACCAACGGTTAGGTCTGGTCCCCCTGGGTGAGATCCCGGCGCACGGTCCAGGCCCTTGTGAGCGCGCCATGTGGAAGCCGCCGGTCCTTCCCGGGCAGGATTAA
- a CDS encoding TVP38/TMEM64 family protein: MRPAVPDTFEAAGGIGGFLRDLVADAWHAVRQWSWPRKAAVACGCLLFAAIALWADVPPLSTLREWAQGLGGWFPLAYWAAYVLVTQFPVPRTVLTLSAGILFGPAVGIAIALTATVVSAVVSLLVVRHFLGAWMAPRLRHPAVSSITHRLEQRGWLAVGSLRMIAGVPFCVLNYACALSPVAVAPFAVATFVGSAPGSIATVLLGDTLTGHANPAIIAVTVVLALLGVSGLVLDHRLPIKPGSTESGRE; the protein is encoded by the coding sequence GTGCGCCCAGCAGTCCCCGATACCTTCGAAGCCGCCGGGGGCATCGGTGGCTTCCTGCGGGACCTTGTCGCCGACGCCTGGCATGCAGTGCGCCAGTGGTCCTGGCCGCGCAAGGCAGCTGTGGCGTGCGGATGCCTCCTTTTTGCCGCAATAGCCTTATGGGCCGACGTGCCACCCCTGTCCACCCTGCGCGAATGGGCGCAGGGGCTAGGCGGCTGGTTCCCCCTCGCCTACTGGGCGGCTTATGTGCTGGTGACCCAGTTTCCGGTGCCGCGCACAGTGTTGACGCTCAGTGCGGGCATCCTCTTTGGGCCAGCGGTAGGCATTGCCATTGCGCTCACAGCCACGGTTGTCTCCGCGGTGGTGTCCTTGCTTGTGGTGCGCCATTTTCTGGGCGCCTGGATGGCGCCCCGGCTGCGCCACCCCGCGGTCTCCTCTATTACCCACCGCCTCGAGCAGCGAGGCTGGTTGGCGGTGGGCTCGCTGCGCATGATCGCCGGGGTACCTTTCTGCGTGCTCAATTACGCCTGCGCCCTATCGCCGGTGGCGGTGGCCCCCTTCGCCGTGGCTACCTTCGTTGGCTCTGCTCCAGGATCGATTGCCACGGTATTGCTGGGCGACACGCTGACTGGTCATGCGAATCCGGCGATCATTGCGGTCACGGTGGTCTTGGCCCTCCTGGGCGTCAGCGGGCTGGTGCTGGATCACCGCCTGCCCATCAAGCCGGGAAGCACAGAGTCCGGCCGAGAATAA
- a CDS encoding YbhB/YbcL family Raf kinase inhibitor-like protein, producing the protein MSYSYASDSNAERFPGPDPYAPLGSHPEFPVTSTDLDDGAAISPAQAAPSNTSPQLAWSDLPEGTRSLAVTCFDPDAPTGSGFWHWAVFNIPASVTALPTGAGETPGLEVLADAAGDAAARIVSLRGDSGQRTYYGPQPPQGHGPHRYLFAVHALDVDELDIDPDASPATLGFNLYFHTLGRGVLWGWFETT; encoded by the coding sequence ATGAGCTATTCCTACGCATCAGACAGCAACGCCGAGCGCTTTCCCGGGCCCGACCCGTACGCCCCCTTGGGCTCCCACCCGGAATTTCCGGTGACCTCAACAGACCTTGACGATGGCGCCGCAATTTCACCAGCCCAGGCCGCGCCGTCGAACACGTCGCCGCAGCTGGCGTGGTCCGACCTTCCAGAAGGCACCCGCTCCCTGGCGGTAACGTGCTTCGATCCGGACGCGCCCACGGGTTCGGGCTTTTGGCACTGGGCGGTGTTCAACATTCCGGCGTCCGTCACCGCGCTGCCCACGGGGGCGGGGGAGACGCCAGGGTTGGAGGTGCTTGCCGACGCCGCCGGGGACGCCGCAGCACGAATCGTCTCGCTTCGCGGCGATAGCGGGCAGCGCACCTACTACGGCCCCCAGCCGCCCCAGGGGCACGGCCCGCACCGCTATCTTTTTGCCGTGCACGCCCTGGACGTAGACGAGCTCGATATTGATCCCGATGCCAGCCCCGCCACGCTGGGCTTTAACCTGTATTTCCACACGCTGGGCCGCGGCGTGTTGTGGGGCTGGTTTGAAACGACCTAA